The following is a genomic window from Procambarus clarkii isolate CNS0578487 chromosome 75, FALCON_Pclarkii_2.0, whole genome shotgun sequence.
GGTGGTAAATTAGTGTTGCGCCTGAGGCTCCGAGGTGCTGATGGATCTACCAAACATTGGTACCGATATTGCTTGGTGTGATGCTCACACACCATCCGGCTCCCTTATGTTTCTCCTGCCGGCTCTCTATGGAGGAGTCTGAGCTCCTGGAATCTTCCTCTTAACTATTATCGTCATTTAAAATCTTTTTATGACTGGTTTATTATACTCATTTGAATTCTTCAGCTGTCTCCTCACAGCATCCTGCACCTGCGCATTTCACTTCATTTTGGTCTTTGTCAGAGATGAGGTTATTATATATCACTATTTTGGGAAACTCGTTATTATTTGTTTCCTTTTTATGATCCTTCAACTGTCATCCAACTTCTCTCTGTCGAGCTTGTTAGTACCGCTGAACATTCGTGTATGTTGTGACCATACAACTCTATAAAGTATAGAGGGGGGAAATTGCTAGTCTttctctgcatctctgcttttttAATACCAATGACAGTCCCTGGGTGTGTAATTTATTGACTCCTAATATAAATCTTTAAATCTTAAATCTCTGTCTTATCATAAAGAAATAACAAATATCGCATCAATGCGAAAATCATTTTAGGACAATGAGGTAACTTGAGCTGGAGTTCTGGTGATTCCATGACAACTGCTTTAACCCACTCAGCTACGAGAGGACAAAAGTCTATCAATTCGGAACTCTACTTAATTCACTGGGTAGTTCTGGAGGCCCGACCCGGTGCCCAACCAAGATTTTACTGTAGGCCCGCCTACACCCTGGCCTGCGAGTAATGGTGTTCACACCCTTACCTTGATAAGGGTCGTTGATAACTTGATCCTTCAGATCACAAAGATATCACAGTGACGTGATATATCAACGAGAAAATAATTTTAGGGGAATGAGGTAGTGGAGGTAGGAAGAGGATGAGAGGAATGTATAAGATGAGTGATGGACATTTTGTGAGGAATGTAGTTGATGAATGGTGAAGAGGGACTAATAGATGAAGGTGTTATGAGAGGCAGCGAAGGGTAAGGAGCAAGGTAAGGAAGGGGGTGGCGAAGTATTGAAAGTGAGATGTGAGGAAGGGAGGAGTCAATTAGAGAAGGAGTTTCGAGTGGTGGCCGAGTTAGGGAGATAAAGGGAGGAGAAAGTAAGGGGCCAGGTAATAGGGATAGGGATTAAGAAGGGATGGTccagggagggagaggaaggcgAGGTAGAGAAGGGGTGGAAGAGTAGGGAGGAAATGGTGAATTATAGATAAGTGATGTAAGGTGGGAGaagtgtgggagagagggagttgaGAGACAAGGAAGGAGTGGTGACGAAGGAAAAAAGTGGCGAGGTAAGAAGCGAGGGGTTCCTGTCAGGAGGGATCGGTCAGTTATGGTGTTATCGGAAAGAAAGATACGATAGAGAGGGTTGGAGATAGTGACGAGATAGAGAAGGAGTAGCAGAGCCGGAAGGGCGTAGCAATAAAAAAAGAGATTGGGTGGCGACATCAGGAAAAGGAAGCGGGGATGAGGTTAAGTAAGAGAGGATTGATCTGCCAAGAAAGAAGAGACAAGGCAGGGAGAGGGCGGCAAGACAAGGAGGTGGGCGGCAAGACAAGGAGGTGGGCGGCAAGACAAGGTGATGGGCGGCAAGACAAGGAGGTGGGTGGCAAGACAAGGTGGTGGGCGGCAAGACAAGGTGATGGGCGGCAAGACAAGGAGGTGGGTGGCAAGACAAGGAGGTGGGCGACAAGACAAGGAGGTGGGCGGCAAGACAAGGAGGTGGGTGGCAAGACAAGGAGGTGGGCGACAAGACAAGGAGGTGGGCGGCAAGACAAGGTGGGCGGCAAGACAAGGAGGTGGGCGGCAAGACAAGGAGGTGGGCGGCAAGACAAGGAGGTGGGAGACAAGACAAGGAGGTGGGCGACAAGACAAGGTGATGGGTGGCAAGACAAGGAGGTGGGCGGCAAGACAAGGTGGGCGGCAAGACAAGGTGGTGGGCGGCAAGACAAGAAGGTGGGCGGCAAGACAAGGAGGTGGGTGGCAAGACAAGGAAGTGGGTGGCAAGACAAGGAGGTGGGTGGCAAGACAAGGAGGTGGGCGGCAAAACAAGGAGGTGGGCGGCAAGACAAGGTGGTGGGCGGCAAGATAAGGAGGTGGACGGCAAGACAAGGTGATGGGTGGCAAGACAAGGAGGTGGGCGGCAAGACAAGGAGGTGGGCGGCAAGACAAGGAGGTGGGAGACAAGACAAGGAGGTGGGCGGCAAGACAAGGAGGTGGGCGGCAAGACAAGGAGGTGAGCGGCAAGACAAAGAGGTGGGCGACAAGACAAGGTGATGGGCGGCAAGACAAAGTGATGGGCGGCAAGACAAGGAGGTGGGTGGCAAGACAAGGAGGTGGGCGGCAAGACAAGGAGGTGGGCGGCAAGACAAGGAGGTGGGCGGCAAGACAAGGAGGTGGACGGCAAGACAAGGTGATGGGCGGCAAGACAAGGAGGTGGGCGGCAAAACAAGGAGGTGGACGGCAAGACAAGGTGATGGGCGGCAAGACAAGGAGGTGAGTGGCAAGACAAGGAGGTGGGCGACAAGAGAAGGAGGTGGGCGGCAAGACAAGGTGGGCGGCAAGACAAGGTGGGCGGCAAGACAAGGAGGTGGGCGGCAAGACAAGGAGGTGAGCGGCAAGACAAGGAGGTGGGCGACAAGACAAGGAGGAGGGCGACAAGGTGATGGGTGGCAAGACAAGGAGGTGGGTGGCAAGACAAGGAGGTGGGCGGCAAGACAAGGAGGTGGGCGGTAAGACAAGGTGGAGGGCGGCAAGACAAGGAGGTGGGCGGCAAGATAAGGAGGTGGGTGGCAAGACAAGGTGGAGGGCGGCAAGACAAGGAGGTGGGCGGCAAGACAAGGAGGTGGGCGGCAAGACAAGGAGGTGGGTGGCAAGACAAGGAGGTGAGCGGCAAGACAAGGAGGTGGGTGACAAGACAAGGAGGTGGGCGGCAAGACAAGGCGGTGGGCGGCAAGACAAGGTGTGTGGCAAGACAAGGTGGGTGGCAAGACAAAGTGGGTGGCAAGACAAGGAGGTGGGCGGCAAGACAAGGAGGTGGGTGGCAAGACAAGGTGGGTGGCAAGACAAGGTGGGTGGCAAGACAAGGTGGGCGGAAAGACAAGGTGGGCGGCAAGACAAGGAGGTGGGCGGCAAGACAAGGTGGTGGGCGGCAAGACAAGGCGGGTGGCAAGACAAGGAGGTGGGCGGCAAGACAAGGTGGGTGGCAAGGCAAAGAGGTGGGCGGCAAGACAAGGTGGTGGGCGGCAAGACAAGGAGGTGGGCGGCAAGACAAGGAGGTGGGTGGCAAGACAAGGTGGGTGGCAAGACAAGGAGGTGGGCGGCAAGACAAGGAGGTGGGTGGCAAGACAAGGTGTGTGGCAAGACAAGGTGATGGGTGGCAAGACAAGGTGATGGGTGGCAAGACAAGGAGGTGGGCGGCAAGACAAGGACGTGGGCGGCAAGACAAGGAGGTGGACGGCAAGACAAGGTGGGTGGCAAGACAAGGCGGTGGGTGGCAAGACAAGGAGGTGGGCGGCAAGACAAGGAGGTGGGCGGCAAGACAAGGAGGTGGGCGGCAAGACAAGGAGGTGGGCGGTAAGACAAGAAGGTGAGCGGCAAGACAAGGAGGTGGGCGGCAAGACAAGGTGATGGGTGGCAAGACAAGGTGGTGGGCGGTAAGACAAGGAGGTGGACGGCAAGATAAGGTGATGGGTGGCAAGACAAGGTGGTGGGCGGTAAGACAAGGAGGTGGGTGGCAAGACAAGGGGGTGGGCGGCAAGACAAGGAGGTGGGCGGCAAGACAAGGAGGTGGGCGGCAAGACAAGGAGGTGGGTGGCAAGACAAGGAGGTGGGCGGCAAGACAATGAAGTGGGCGGCAAGACAAGGAGGTGGACGCCTATGTCCTAATACTATGTCATAGACTTTGTTGTAAACTTTCCCAGAGTCCGCAAGTTGCCTCCAGAGTTTCTTGTCATTGGGTTTACACCTGTTTACAATTGTGTCCTCTTCTTGAGACCACCAATTAACCGGACCTAATTAATATTTATGCATCATTAATCTTACGGCCATCCGTTGCAACTCTCAcaacctccacctccccccttccctcagcCACCGGCCATCTTGTCCTGGTCCACCGCTGCCTAGCTCTCAGCTTGCCCACCTAGGCTTGGCGCCATCTCTATCCCTTGCTATCGCCGCCCCCATCAACCGTCCTCCTTATCCCCCTCCTTAGCCacagaccttccccccccccccaccaccaccaccatgcctaTCCCCCCACCTCTGCTATTAccgccgttgttgttgttgttatagattcagctactcggaacaggttccaagtagcacgggctatggtgagcccgtaacttacctggcacaggagcggggcaagtagcacgggctatggtgagcccgtagtggacttacctggcacgggagttgTGCCGTCTCTGTGCTATTattaccgccaccaccagccactaatGCAGCTTGCCACATCACCTCACTTCACTTTGCTTTCTCACCACCAGTGCCTCAGTCCCTCCATTCCTCTTATCAACCATTCCTTTTCCCAAATCTAAATTTCCCTTCCTATCTCTCTCTTCATATCCCTCCTTTTTCCAAATGTCCTATTTGCATCTCCTAAACCCACAATCTCTGATATCTCCCGCTCTCCTTGTCCCTTCCTATGATTATTCTATTCCTTCTCCTCCctttcctccccttccccccttcctaatCCCTTTCAACTTTCCTTTCTCCTCCTTTTCTGAATCATATTCGACGCGGTAAGCCTGTTTTTACTGCAAATATAATTTAATTCGTTTATAAGATTGAACATGGAACATGTTCGAACCATTCGTTTGCATATtatcaaaggaaacagagagagagagagagagattaaaggGAATTCTCAAACTGAAATACTGATCTTTCTGAAAATTCTAACAGTAAACTTAATATATCAgtaaatttatacaaatatttcccacaacTAGCAACTTAGGCTAAAACATATGTTGCCTAAGTTGTTGCCAACTTAGGCACAAAACCACAACCTAGGCTAAAACATTAGTCCTAGACCTAGTAAGGTCTTGGACTAGGTCCTAGACCTTACTAGGAAAATCAATGAGGCCAGACCTAATCTTACCATGGCTGCTGTGGGAGGATGCAGAAGCACTCTGCCATTGTTGATTTTTTGTTATAAAACGTATGAGACCGGAAGTCTCCCAGACGTCTGTCAGAGGCAAACGAAGTTTCAATATTGACAAATGTGATTGAAAGGAAACATAAAACTACAGAATGGTGTTATTGACACGTATGCTTTGTATAGTGCTGGATAAAGTAATCAGGTCGAGAATGGTGGAGCATCTTGAGAGGATCGACTtagtgaccaaaaaatcaatatgGAGCTAGAAATGGAAAGTCGGGCCTGACAAACTTGATTGAACTTTATGATAAGTTAACTAAAATAAGGCAGGAAACGGAAGTCTAAGTAGGCTGCTTTTTTCGATGTTGTCAAAAGGCATTTGACACAGTTCCCCATGAAAGACTGTTGTTGTACAAGATGGAGAACCTGGTAGGGATAACTGGGAAAACACTCAAATTAGTAAGAAAGTATCTGAAGGACAAAGAGCAGAGTCGCAGTCAGAGAGGAGGTTAGAAGCTGGAGGAATGTAGCAAGTGGGGTCTCACAAGACTCTGTCCTGGACCACTGCTGTTTCTAATTTATGGAAACGACCTACTCGAGGGTGTGAGCTCAGAAATattaatgtttgttgatgatgtaaAGCTGATGAGGAACATGAAATATGACGAGGGCTGCATAAAGTTATAGAAAGACCTTGAAAAGCTCCAGGAGTGGTCAgacaaatggttgctggagttCAACCCCAACAAGTATAAGGTAATGAACATAGGAGAGTGAGGAGGCGAGAATGCGTCAGCACCATACAGGGAAGTCAGCAACATAAATCAGAAAGAGAAAAGAATCTGAGAGTGGATATAATTCCGATGCTTGCACAGGAggtttttgaggttatcttgagatcatttcggggctttagtgtccccgcggcccggtcctcgaccaggtctccacccccaggaagcagcccgtgacagctgactaactcccaagtacctatttactgctaggtaacagaagcatcaaggtgaaagaaactctacccatcgtttctcgctgttATAAATTTATGGGCTGTTATGGGAGAGAAGGAGTGTTAAAGAGAAGGGCCAGCAGTTAGAATCAGGATGTATCCAAATTAGGGGAGATCAGATAGGCCCGCCCCcaataaaaacataaattatattAAGTAAGGGGCTTAAGGTCAATACGTCAGCCTAGAGGTTTGATAACTGCtcccctacacaggaagaatggatactcctttaaaagtaacttatttattaaacccttttaacaacaacccatatacattaaataacaataacaatatcaataattactttaccacactatcttacgttaaaagccttggtccacatagacaggatacaaggttttacaattaggacaagctagaataaagtctactaggcaaggga
Proteins encoded in this region:
- the LOC138357003 gene encoding eukaryotic translation initiation factor 3 subunit A-like, whose translation is MRLSKRGLICQERRDKAGRGRQDKEVGGKTRRWAARQGDGRQDKEVGGKTRWWAARQGDGRQDKEVGGKTRRWATRQGGGRQDKEVGGKTRRWATRQGGGRQDKVGGKTRRWAARQGGGRQDKEVGDKTRRWATRQGDGWQDKEVGGKTRWAARQGGGRQDKKVGGKTRRWVARQGSGWQDKEVGGKTRRWAAKQGGGRQDKVVGGKIRRWTARQGDGWQDKEVGGKTRRWAARQGGGRQDKEVGGKTRRWAARQGGERQDKEVGDKTR
- the LOC138357004 gene encoding protein argonaute-2-like, whose amino-acid sequence is MGGKTRRWVARQGGGRQDKEVGGKTRRWAARQGGGRQDKVMGGKTRRWAAKQGGGRQDKVMGGKTRRQGGGWQDKEVGGKTRRWAVRQGGGRQDKEVGGKIRRWVARQGGGRQDKEVGGKTRRWAARQGGGWQDKEVSGKTRRWVTRQGGGRQDKAVGGKTRCVARQGGWQDKVGGKTRRWAARQGGGWQDKVGGKTRWVARQGGRKDKVGGKTRRWAARQGGGRQDKAGGKTRRWAARQGGWQGKEVGGKTRWWAARQGGGRQDKEVGGKTRWVARQGGGRQDKEVGGKTRCVARQGDGWQDKVMGGKTRRWAARQGRGRQDKEVDGKTRWVARQGGGWQDKEVGGKTRRWAARQGGGRQDKEVGGKTRRVRKLPPEFLVIGFTPVYNCVLFLRPPINRT